The following coding sequences lie in one Arabidopsis thaliana chromosome 3, partial sequence genomic window:
- the ABCA5 gene encoding ABC2 homolog 4, producing the protein MGNHVPAGFFTQANSLFRKNLTYQKRNIWSNVRLIVIPFYLCVLLVGIQVLFDTQVNNSADNRCGCRCIDKNGDGKCGQKSCGLQYSSQNQAFFCAFPNPPPLLPLLHIPRPETRSSDRDRDSCRQTGSCPVTILLTGNNHSLGTTISRNLLSTSFAMNSSDLFLRNLAYNVLGTTSKADYTNYLDPGILSDLPIFNVQPRCTPDTTTFSFPFRQSPLEFHKEVRCVEGLNLWRNNSIEISNEIFKGYRQGNLEEIINEVAAAYDLMDTDINNFNVTIWYNSTYKGDLRDRRVKYVRVPRSVNLVSNAYLEFLQGSGTKMLFDFVKEMPKQETRLRLEMASLIGPIFFTWVILLLFPVMLTSLVYEKQQHLRIIMKMHGLGDGPYWMITYAYFLAISIVYIICLMIFGSAIGLKFFRFNDYSIQFIFYFLCINLQISIAFLVSSAFSKIETASVAAYLYVFGSGLLGAFLFQFLLEGLSFPRSWIYIMELYPGFSLYRGLYEFSQYAFKRNLNGSGGMKWKDFNDSAMEEIFYIIIVEWFVALIAAYYTDKISSSGIDPFFFLKNQNPFKKSPSPYGLQRQVSAIAIEMEKLDVAHERVKVEQLMLETSTGHAIVCDNLKKVYPCRDGNPQKMAVRGLSLAVPSGECFGMLGPNGAGKTSFINMMTGLMKPTSGAAFVHGLDICKDMDIVYTSIGVCPQHDLLWETLTGREHLLFYGRLKNLKGSDLDQAVEESLKSVNLFRGGVADKPAGKYSGGMKRRLSVAISLIGSPKVVYMDEPSTGLDPASRRSLWTAIKRAKNHTAIILTTHSMEEAEFLCDRLGIFVDGRLQCVGNPKELKARYGGSYVLTMTTPSEHEKDVEMLVQDVSPNAKKIYHIAGTQKFEIPKEEVRISEVFQAVEKAKDNFRVFAWGLADTTLEDVFIKVARTAQASNVFS; encoded by the exons ATGGGGAATCATGTTCCCGCGGGTTTCTTTACGCAGGCTAATTCCTTGTTTAGAAAGAACTTAACATATCAG AAACGGAACATATGGAGCAACGTTCGGCTCATCGTGATCCCTTTCTACCTCTGCGTACTGCTAGTTGGCATTCAAGTCTTGTTCGATACACAAGTTAATAACTCTGCTGATAATCGATGTGGTTGTCGATGCATCGACAAAAATGGAGATGGTAAATGCGGACAAAAGAGTTGCGGTTTACAATATTCGTCTCAAAACCAAGCCTTCTTTTGTGCTTTCCCCAACCCTCCACCATTGCTCCCGTTGTTACATATTCCGCGTCCTGAAACTCGTTCTTCTGATCGTGACCGTGACTCGTGCAGACAAACTGGATCTTGTCCTGTCACTATACTTCTTACTGGAAATAACCATTCCCTTGGAACAA CTATATCTCGGAATCTTCTCAGTACATCTTTCGCGATGAACTCCTCTGATCTTTTCTTGCGTAATCTAGCCTATAATGTCTTG GGTACTACATCAAAGGCAGACTACACCAATTATCTTGATCCAGGGATTCTCTCAGATCTTCCCATCTTCAACGTCCAACCTCGGTGCACTCCAGACACTACAACATTCTCATTCCCCTTCCGACAATCACCTCTCGAGTTTCATAAAG AGGTGCGATGCGTTGAAGGATTGAATCTCTGGCGAAACAACTCCATAGAGATTAGCAATGAGATCTTCAAGGGATATCGACAAGGAAATCTCGAGGAGATCATCAACGAGGTCGCTGCAG CATATGATCTCATGGATACCGATATAAACAACTTCAATGTGACCATTTGGTACAACTCTACATACAAGGGAGATTTACGAGATAGGCGTGTAAAGTATGTCCGAGTTCCGCGCTCAGTAAATTTG GTTTCGAATGCTTATCTTGAGTTTTTGCAAGGCTCAGGGACAAAGATGTTATTCGATTTTGTGAAAGAAAtgccaaaacaagaaactaggCTCCGACTGGAAATGGCGTCTCTCATTGGCCCTATTTTCTTCACATGGGTTATTCTCCTTCTGTTCCCG GTGATGTTAACCTCATTGGTGTATGAGAAGCAGCAGCATTTAAGAATTATAATGAAAATGCATGGCCTAGGAGATGGTCCTTATTGGATGATAACCTATGCCTATTTTCTCGCCATATCCATAGTATACATTATATGCTTGATGATATTTGGGTCAGCAATAG GACTGAAGTTCTTCCGGTTTAATGACTACAGCATCCAgttcattttctattttctctgCATAAATCTACAAATCTCCATCGCCTTTCTAGTTTCCTCAGCATTTTCAAAGATTGAGACAGCATCAG TTGCTGCTTACCTATATGTGTTTGGATCTGGGCTCTTGGGCGCGTTTCTCTTCCAGTTTCTGTTGGAAGGTTTATCATTTCCTA GGAGTTGGATATATATCATGGAGTTGTATCCGGGCTTCTCTTTATATCGTGGGTTGTATGAGTTCTCACAGTACGCATTTAAGAGAAACTTGAATGGAAGTGGTGGAATGAAGTGGAAGGATTTCAATGATAGTGCAATGGAGGAAATTTTCTACATCATTATCGTCGAGTGGTTTGTTGCACTCATTGCAGCTTACTATACTGATAAGATATCTTCATCGGGAATAGaccctttctttttcttgaaaaaccaaaaccctttCAAGAAATCTCCTTCTCCATATGGCTTGCAAAGACAAGTCTCCGCTATTGCCATAGAAATGGAAAAATTAGATGTTGCACATGAG AGAGTCAAAGTTGAGCAGTTAATGCTTGAGACGAGCACAGGCCATGCGATTGTATGTGACAATCTGAAGAAGGTGTATCCATGTAGGGATGGGAACCCACAAAAAATGGCAGTTCGCGGATTATCTCTTGCAGTGCCTTCAGGAGAATGCTTTGGCATGTTAGGGCCCAATGGTGCCGGAAAAACCTCCTTCATCAATATG aTGACTGGGCTTATGAAACCAACGTCTGGGGCAGCCTTTGTTCATGGTTTGGATATATGCAAGGACATGGACATTGTATACACCAGCATTGGTGTTTGTCCACAGCATGA CTTGCTCTGGGAAACGCTGACAGGAAGGGAACATTTGCTCTTTTATGGGAGACTAAAGAATCTCAAAGGCTCTGATCTCGACCAA GCCGTAGAAGAATCTCTTAAGAGTGTGAACCTATTTCGTGGTGGAGTTGCTGATAAACCTGCTGGGAAATATAGTGGAGGCATGAAAAGGAGACTAAGCGTAGCAATTTCACTTATTGGGAGTCCTAAG GTGGTTTATATGGATGAGCCAAGCACAGGACTTGATCCGGCTTCAAGAAGGAGCTTATGGACAGCCATCAAACGTGCAAAAAACCACACTGCGATAATCCTCACGACTCACTCAATGGAAGAAGCAGAGTTTCTATGTGACCGATTAGGCATTTTTGTAGACGGAAGGTTACAATGCGTAGGGAATCCAAAAGAGCTAAAGGCAAGGTATGGTGGATCTTATGTTTTAACTATGACAACACCATCGGAACATGAAAAGGATGTGGAGATGTTGGTTCAAGATGTTTCTCCAAACGCcaagaaaatatatcacaTCGCAGGGACACAAAAATTTGAGATACCAAAAGAGGAAGTTCGGATCTCGGAAGTGTTTCAGGCGGTGGAGAAGGCAAAGGACAATTTTAGGGTGTTTGCTTGGGGACTTGCAGACACAACTCTTGAAGACGTTTTCATTAAGGTTGCTAGAACTGCTCAGGCCTCTAATGTCTTCTCTTGA
- the ABCA5 gene encoding ABC2 homolog 4 (ABC2 homolog 4 (ATH4); CONTAINS InterPro DOMAIN/s: ATPase, AAA+ type, core (InterPro:IPR003593), ABC transporter-like (InterPro:IPR003439), ABC transporter, conserved site (InterPro:IPR017871); BEST Arabidopsis thaliana protein match is: ATP binding cassette subfamily A4 (TAIR:AT3G47750.1); Has 393805 Blast hits to 360874 proteins in 4063 species: Archae - 7254; Bacteria - 312503; Metazoa - 8237; Fungi - 5197; Plants - 4939; Viruses - 12; Other Eukaryotes - 55663 (source: NCBI BLink).) yields MGNHVPAGFFTQANSLFRKNLTYQKRNIWSNVRLIVIPFYLCVLLVGIQVLFDTQVNNSADNRCGCRCIDKNGDGKCGQKSCGLQYSSQNQAFFCAFPNPPPLLPLLHIPRPETRSSDRDRDSCRQTGSCPVTILLTGNNHSLGTNYTNYLDPGILSDLPIFNVQPRCTPDTTTFSFPFRQSPLEFHKEVRCVEGLNLWRNNSIEISNEIFKGYRQGNLEEIINEVAAAYDLMDTDINNFNVTIWYNSTYKGDLRDRRVKYVRVPRSVNLVSNAYLEFLQGSGTKMLFDFVKEMPKQETRLRLEMASLIGPIFFTWVILLLFPVMLTSLVYEKQQHLRIIMKMHGLGDGPYWMITYAYFLAISIVYIICLMIFGSAIGLKFFRFNDYSIQFIFYFLCINLQISIAFLVSSAFSKIETASVAAYLYVFGSGLLGAFLFQFLLEGLSFPRSWIYIMELYPGFSLYRGLYEFSQYAFKRNLNGSGGMKWKDFNDSAMEEIFYIIIVEWFVALIAAYYTDKISSSGIDPFFFLKNQNPFKKSPSPYGLQRQVSAIAIEMEKLDVAHELMLETSTGHAIVCDNLKKVYPCRDGNPQKMAVRGLSLAVPSGECFGMLGPNGAGKTSFINMMTGLMKPTSGAAFVHGLDICKDMDIVYTSIGVCPQHDLLWETLTGREHLLFYGRLKNLKGSDLDQAVEESLKSVNLFRGGVADKPAGKYSGGMKRRLSVAISLIGSPKVVYMDEPSTGLDPASRRSLWTAIKRAKNHTAIILTTHSMEEAEFLCDRLGIFVDGRLQCVGNPKELKARYGGSYVLTMTTPSEHEKDVEMLVQDVSPNAKKIYHIAGTQKFEIPKEEVRISEVFQAVEKAKDNFRVFAWGLADTTLEDVFIKVARTAQASNVFS; encoded by the exons ATGGGGAATCATGTTCCCGCGGGTTTCTTTACGCAGGCTAATTCCTTGTTTAGAAAGAACTTAACATATCAG AAACGGAACATATGGAGCAACGTTCGGCTCATCGTGATCCCTTTCTACCTCTGCGTACTGCTAGTTGGCATTCAAGTCTTGTTCGATACACAAGTTAATAACTCTGCTGATAATCGATGTGGTTGTCGATGCATCGACAAAAATGGAGATGGTAAATGCGGACAAAAGAGTTGCGGTTTACAATATTCGTCTCAAAACCAAGCCTTCTTTTGTGCTTTCCCCAACCCTCCACCATTGCTCCCGTTGTTACATATTCCGCGTCCTGAAACTCGTTCTTCTGATCGTGACCGTGACTCGTGCAGACAAACTGGATCTTGTCCTGTCACTATACTTCTTACTGGAAATAACCATTCCCTTGGAACAA ACTACACCAATTATCTTGATCCAGGGATTCTCTCAGATCTTCCCATCTTCAACGTCCAACCTCGGTGCACTCCAGACACTACAACATTCTCATTCCCCTTCCGACAATCACCTCTCGAGTTTCATAAAG AGGTGCGATGCGTTGAAGGATTGAATCTCTGGCGAAACAACTCCATAGAGATTAGCAATGAGATCTTCAAGGGATATCGACAAGGAAATCTCGAGGAGATCATCAACGAGGTCGCTGCAG CATATGATCTCATGGATACCGATATAAACAACTTCAATGTGACCATTTGGTACAACTCTACATACAAGGGAGATTTACGAGATAGGCGTGTAAAGTATGTCCGAGTTCCGCGCTCAGTAAATTTG GTTTCGAATGCTTATCTTGAGTTTTTGCAAGGCTCAGGGACAAAGATGTTATTCGATTTTGTGAAAGAAAtgccaaaacaagaaactaggCTCCGACTGGAAATGGCGTCTCTCATTGGCCCTATTTTCTTCACATGGGTTATTCTCCTTCTGTTCCCG GTGATGTTAACCTCATTGGTGTATGAGAAGCAGCAGCATTTAAGAATTATAATGAAAATGCATGGCCTAGGAGATGGTCCTTATTGGATGATAACCTATGCCTATTTTCTCGCCATATCCATAGTATACATTATATGCTTGATGATATTTGGGTCAGCAATAG GACTGAAGTTCTTCCGGTTTAATGACTACAGCATCCAgttcattttctattttctctgCATAAATCTACAAATCTCCATCGCCTTTCTAGTTTCCTCAGCATTTTCAAAGATTGAGACAGCATCAG TTGCTGCTTACCTATATGTGTTTGGATCTGGGCTCTTGGGCGCGTTTCTCTTCCAGTTTCTGTTGGAAGGTTTATCATTTCCTA GGAGTTGGATATATATCATGGAGTTGTATCCGGGCTTCTCTTTATATCGTGGGTTGTATGAGTTCTCACAGTACGCATTTAAGAGAAACTTGAATGGAAGTGGTGGAATGAAGTGGAAGGATTTCAATGATAGTGCAATGGAGGAAATTTTCTACATCATTATCGTCGAGTGGTTTGTTGCACTCATTGCAGCTTACTATACTGATAAGATATCTTCATCGGGAATAGaccctttctttttcttgaaaaaccaaaaccctttCAAGAAATCTCCTTCTCCATATGGCTTGCAAAGACAAGTCTCCGCTATTGCCATAGAAATGGAAAAATTAGATGTTGCACATGAG TTAATGCTTGAGACGAGCACAGGCCATGCGATTGTATGTGACAATCTGAAGAAGGTGTATCCATGTAGGGATGGGAACCCACAAAAAATGGCAGTTCGCGGATTATCTCTTGCAGTGCCTTCAGGAGAATGCTTTGGCATGTTAGGGCCCAATGGTGCCGGAAAAACCTCCTTCATCAATATG aTGACTGGGCTTATGAAACCAACGTCTGGGGCAGCCTTTGTTCATGGTTTGGATATATGCAAGGACATGGACATTGTATACACCAGCATTGGTGTTTGTCCACAGCATGA CTTGCTCTGGGAAACGCTGACAGGAAGGGAACATTTGCTCTTTTATGGGAGACTAAAGAATCTCAAAGGCTCTGATCTCGACCAA GCCGTAGAAGAATCTCTTAAGAGTGTGAACCTATTTCGTGGTGGAGTTGCTGATAAACCTGCTGGGAAATATAGTGGAGGCATGAAAAGGAGACTAAGCGTAGCAATTTCACTTATTGGGAGTCCTAAG GTGGTTTATATGGATGAGCCAAGCACAGGACTTGATCCGGCTTCAAGAAGGAGCTTATGGACAGCCATCAAACGTGCAAAAAACCACACTGCGATAATCCTCACGACTCACTCAATGGAAGAAGCAGAGTTTCTATGTGACCGATTAGGCATTTTTGTAGACGGAAGGTTACAATGCGTAGGGAATCCAAAAGAGCTAAAGGCAAGGTATGGTGGATCTTATGTTTTAACTATGACAACACCATCGGAACATGAAAAGGATGTGGAGATGTTGGTTCAAGATGTTTCTCCAAACGCcaagaaaatatatcacaTCGCAGGGACACAAAAATTTGAGATACCAAAAGAGGAAGTTCGGATCTCGGAAGTGTTTCAGGCGGTGGAGAAGGCAAAGGACAATTTTAGGGTGTTTGCTTGGGGACTTGCAGACACAACTCTTGAAGACGTTTTCATTAAGGTTGCTAGAACTGCTCAGGCCTCTAATGTCTTCTCTTGA
- the ABCA5 gene encoding ABC2 homolog 4 → MGNHVPAGFFTQANSLFRKNLTYQKRNIWSNVRLIVIPFYLCVLLVGIQVLFDTQVNNSADNRCGCRCIDKNGDGKCGQKSCGLQYSSQNQAFFCAFPNPPPLLPLLHIPRPETRSSDRDRDSCRQTGSCPVTILLTGNNHSLGTTISRNLLSTSFAMNSSDLFLRNLAYNVLGTTSKADYTNYLDPGILSDLPIFNVQPRCTPDTTTFSFPFRQSPLEFHKEVRCVEGLNLWRNNSIEISNEIFKGYRQGNLEEIINEVAAAYDLMDTDINNFNVTIWYNSTYKGDLRDRRVKYVRVPRSVNLVSNAYLEFLQGSGTKMLFDFVKEMPKQETRLRLEMASLIGPIFFTWVILLLFPVMLTSLVYEKQQHLRIIMKMHGLGDEQVSELFLLVGLKFFRFNDYSIQFIFYFLCINLQISIAFLVSSAFSKIETASVAAYLYVFGSGLLGAFLFQFLLEGSWIYIMELYPGFSLYRGLYEFSQYAFKRNLNGSGGMKWKDFNDSAMEEIFYIIIVEWFVALIAAYYTDKISSSGIDPFFFLKNQNPFKKSPSPYGLQRQVSAIAIEMEKLDVAHELMLETSTGHAIVCDNLKKVYPCRDGNPQKMAVRGLSLAVPSGECFGMLGPNGAGKTSFINMMTGLMKPTSGAAFVHGLDICKDMDIVYTSIGVCPQHDLLWETLTGREHLLFYGRLKNLKGSDLDQAVEESLKSVNLFRGGVADKPAGKYSGGMKRRLSVAISLIGSPKVVYMDEPSTGLDPASRRSLWTAIKRAKNHTAIILTTHSMEEAEFLCDRLGIFVDGRLQCVGNPKELKARYGGSYVLTMTTPSEHEKDVEMLVQDVSPNAKKIYHIAGTQKFEIPKEEVRISEVFQAVEKAKDNFRVFAWGLADTTLEDVFIKVARTAQASNVFS, encoded by the exons ATGGGGAATCATGTTCCCGCGGGTTTCTTTACGCAGGCTAATTCCTTGTTTAGAAAGAACTTAACATATCAG AAACGGAACATATGGAGCAACGTTCGGCTCATCGTGATCCCTTTCTACCTCTGCGTACTGCTAGTTGGCATTCAAGTCTTGTTCGATACACAAGTTAATAACTCTGCTGATAATCGATGTGGTTGTCGATGCATCGACAAAAATGGAGATGGTAAATGCGGACAAAAGAGTTGCGGTTTACAATATTCGTCTCAAAACCAAGCCTTCTTTTGTGCTTTCCCCAACCCTCCACCATTGCTCCCGTTGTTACATATTCCGCGTCCTGAAACTCGTTCTTCTGATCGTGACCGTGACTCGTGCAGACAAACTGGATCTTGTCCTGTCACTATACTTCTTACTGGAAATAACCATTCCCTTGGAACAA CTATATCTCGGAATCTTCTCAGTACATCTTTCGCGATGAACTCCTCTGATCTTTTCTTGCGTAATCTAGCCTATAATGTCTTG GGTACTACATCAAAGGCAGACTACACCAATTATCTTGATCCAGGGATTCTCTCAGATCTTCCCATCTTCAACGTCCAACCTCGGTGCACTCCAGACACTACAACATTCTCATTCCCCTTCCGACAATCACCTCTCGAGTTTCATAAAG AGGTGCGATGCGTTGAAGGATTGAATCTCTGGCGAAACAACTCCATAGAGATTAGCAATGAGATCTTCAAGGGATATCGACAAGGAAATCTCGAGGAGATCATCAACGAGGTCGCTGCAG CATATGATCTCATGGATACCGATATAAACAACTTCAATGTGACCATTTGGTACAACTCTACATACAAGGGAGATTTACGAGATAGGCGTGTAAAGTATGTCCGAGTTCCGCGCTCAGTAAATTTG GTTTCGAATGCTTATCTTGAGTTTTTGCAAGGCTCAGGGACAAAGATGTTATTCGATTTTGTGAAAGAAAtgccaaaacaagaaactaggCTCCGACTGGAAATGGCGTCTCTCATTGGCCCTATTTTCTTCACATGGGTTATTCTCCTTCTGTTCCCG GTGATGTTAACCTCATTGGTGTATGAGAAGCAGCAGCATTTAAGAATTATAATGAAAATGCATGGCCTAGGAGATG aaCAAGTTTCAGAGCTATTTCTCCTTGTAGGACTGAAGTTCTTCCGGTTTAATGACTACAGCATCCAgttcattttctattttctctgCATAAATCTACAAATCTCCATCGCCTTTCTAGTTTCCTCAGCATTTTCAAAGATTGAGACAGCATCAG TTGCTGCTTACCTATATGTGTTTGGATCTGGGCTCTTGGGCGCGTTTCTCTTCCAGTTTCTGTTGGAAG GGAGTTGGATATATATCATGGAGTTGTATCCGGGCTTCTCTTTATATCGTGGGTTGTATGAGTTCTCACAGTACGCATTTAAGAGAAACTTGAATGGAAGTGGTGGAATGAAGTGGAAGGATTTCAATGATAGTGCAATGGAGGAAATTTTCTACATCATTATCGTCGAGTGGTTTGTTGCACTCATTGCAGCTTACTATACTGATAAGATATCTTCATCGGGAATAGaccctttctttttcttgaaaaaccaaaaccctttCAAGAAATCTCCTTCTCCATATGGCTTGCAAAGACAAGTCTCCGCTATTGCCATAGAAATGGAAAAATTAGATGTTGCACATGAG TTAATGCTTGAGACGAGCACAGGCCATGCGATTGTATGTGACAATCTGAAGAAGGTGTATCCATGTAGGGATGGGAACCCACAAAAAATGGCAGTTCGCGGATTATCTCTTGCAGTGCCTTCAGGAGAATGCTTTGGCATGTTAGGGCCCAATGGTGCCGGAAAAACCTCCTTCATCAATATG aTGACTGGGCTTATGAAACCAACGTCTGGGGCAGCCTTTGTTCATGGTTTGGATATATGCAAGGACATGGACATTGTATACACCAGCATTGGTGTTTGTCCACAGCATGA CTTGCTCTGGGAAACGCTGACAGGAAGGGAACATTTGCTCTTTTATGGGAGACTAAAGAATCTCAAAGGCTCTGATCTCGACCAA GCCGTAGAAGAATCTCTTAAGAGTGTGAACCTATTTCGTGGTGGAGTTGCTGATAAACCTGCTGGGAAATATAGTGGAGGCATGAAAAGGAGACTAAGCGTAGCAATTTCACTTATTGGGAGTCCTAAG GTGGTTTATATGGATGAGCCAAGCACAGGACTTGATCCGGCTTCAAGAAGGAGCTTATGGACAGCCATCAAACGTGCAAAAAACCACACTGCGATAATCCTCACGACTCACTCAATGGAAGAAGCAGAGTTTCTATGTGACCGATTAGGCATTTTTGTAGACGGAAGGTTACAATGCGTAGGGAATCCAAAAGAGCTAAAGGCAAGGTATGGTGGATCTTATGTTTTAACTATGACAACACCATCGGAACATGAAAAGGATGTGGAGATGTTGGTTCAAGATGTTTCTCCAAACGCcaagaaaatatatcacaTCGCAGGGACACAAAAATTTGAGATACCAAAAGAGGAAGTTCGGATCTCGGAAGTGTTTCAGGCGGTGGAGAAGGCAAAGGACAATTTTAGGGTGTTTGCTTGGGGACTTGCAGACACAACTCTTGAAGACGTTTTCATTAAGGTTGCTAGAACTGCTCAGGCCTCTAATGTCTTCTCTTGA